The DNA region GCGAACGCTTTCCGCGTACCCGGTTACACGGTGATCGACGCGGGGCTTAGCTATGCGCTGACGCCGCAGGTCGCGCTCGACCTCCATGTCTATAACCTGTTCGACAAGGATTACGCCCTGACCACCTATAGCGACGAACAATGGATTCTCGGACGGCCGCGTGCGATCGATGTCTCCATCCGCGCCCGCTTCTGATCGCCCGACCATGATGGCGGGCCATCGGCTCAAACGCTGGCTCTATATCGTCCATCGCTGGCTTGGCATCGGCAGCTGCATCCTGTTCGCGATGTGGTTCCTGTCCGGGCTGGTGATGATCTACGTCCCTTTCCCCGCGCTCACGAAGACGGAGCGGATCGCGGGATTGCCGGACATCGACTGGAGTTTGGTCCGCCTCTTACCCGGACCAACCCTGCGCGCGGCGGGAGAAACCATCCCGCCGCGCGTCCTTTTGCTGGAAATGCGCGGGCCGCTGCCGGTCTGGCGCGTCCGCACGGACGGCAGCGAATATACGATTTCCGCGTTGGACGGCACGATCCAGATGCCCCCGATCCAGACGCAGGTGAAGGCGATCGCCGAAGGCTTCGGCCATAGCCCCGCGCTGCGCCTGGACCGGATCGTGCGCGACCAGTGGACCGTCGCATCGGGCTATGATGCGCATCGTCCGCTGTGGAAGGTGACGCTGGCCGGGGGAGACGGACGCGCCGTCTATGTCTCGGGTCGGACTGGGGCAGTGGTCCTCTACACCGAACGGTCCGAACGCTTCTGGAATTGGCTCGGCTCTGTCCCCCACTGGCTCTATTTCACCGTCGTGCGGCAGGATAATGCCCTGTGGCGGCAAGTCGTCATGTGGGTGTCGGGACCGTGCATCGTCGTGGGCGTCACTGGTTTCTGGATCGGCATCCTGCGCACCCGCCTTGGCGCGCGCCGTTATCGCAACGGGAAGATGTCGCCCTATCGCGGCTGGATGGTGTGGCATCACTGGGCCGGGCTGATCGGCGGCGTCTTCCTCATCACCTGGATTTTCAGCGGCTGGCTCTCGGTCGATCCCTTCCGCCTGTTCGCCAGCGGCGGCATTTCAGCGCAGGCGCAGGCCCGATATGAGCAGGCCGCCTGGCCCGCATCCCCCGACCTTGCGCGCCTCGCCCCCCAAGCGCGCGGCGCGCGACAGGTCGAACTCGCCTGGGTCGGGGGCAGGCCGTATCTGGAACTGCGCTGGCCCGGCCGCACGCGCGTGCTGGACGCCCGCACTCTGGCCCCGTTCCGCCCCGCCATCGCGCCCGCCACGCTCATGCCGAGCACGGCCATCGACGGGATCGACCGGCTGACTGCCCCGGACGCCTATTGGTATGATCCAACCGCCTTGCCCACGCTGCCGGTGCTGCGCATCCGGTTCGCCGACGCGGCCCGCACCTGGGTCCATATCGATCCCGCGACCGGCCGGGTGCTGGGCGACATCGACGCACGGGGCCGCACATACCGCTGGCTGTTCGATCTCCTCCACAAATGGGATCTCAACGTCCTGACGCAGCATCGCCCCGGCTGGGATATCCTGTTGTGGCTCTTGTCGGCGCTGGGCCTCGTCACCTCGGTCAGCGGGATCTGGCTGGGGTGGAAGCGCCTGCGCCGCCCCGGCCCCGGACAGCCGGCGCGCAGGACCGTGAGACCGATCCGCGACATGCAAAAAATGGGGCAGAAGTGATGACGACGATACGGACAGGGCGCTGGCTATGTGCCACGCTGGCGCTATGCCAGATCGGCGTGGCGCTGGCCCATGACGTGGCGCAGGGCGACCGCGGCTATATCGCGACGACTACCGGCGTGCAGCTGGGCACCTTCTTCTATCTCGGCGCCAAACATATGGTGACCGGCACGGACCATCTGCTGTTCCTGATCGGCGTCATCTTCTTCCTCCATGGCCTGCGGCAGATCGCCACCTACGTCACCCTGTTCGCGATCGGGCATAGCACCACGCTGATCCTGGGCGTTCTGCTGGGCACGAACGTCAGCCCTTATCTGGTCGATGCCATCATCGCGCTGTCGGTGGTGTATAAGGCGATGGACAATATCGGCGCATTCCGGCGCTGGTTCGGTTGTCAGCCCGATACCCGCTCCGCGGTATTGATCTTCGGCTTCTTCCATGGGCTGGGCCTAGCGACCAAGCTGCAGGATCTGGGCCTGTCGTCGGACGGCCTTGTCCCCAATCTCATCGCCTTCAATCTGGGGGTCGAGGCTGGCCAGCTGCTGGCGCTGGCTCTCATTCTGATCGCCATGGGCTATTGGCGTCGCACCGCCAGTTTCGCGACTCACGCCTTCGCCGCCAATGTGGTGTTGATGACCGCGGGCTTCATTCTTTTCGTCCAGCAGATGACTGGCTATGTCGTGGGAGCATCCACATGAATTCGACTATTGCGGTAGCCGACCAGCCTTTGCCGACGCTACGCCGGTTGAACCGCGCCGTCCTGATCGCCGCCGGGGCCGCAGCGCTGATTGCGACGACCATCGTCCTGCCCGCCGAATATGGCATCGACCCCACCGGCGTCGGTCGCGTTCTGGGCCTGACCCGGATGGGCGAGATGAAGGTCGCGCAGGCGGGCGGGGGCGCCGCCGCACCCGCAGGCCCAGTGGCGGGCGACAGCGTCACCGACACGCCCGACGGCGGCAAACGCGTCCAGTTCGTCATCGGCCCCTATGGTGGCCGGGAAGCCAAGGCCGTGATGCAGGCTGGCGCGCAGATGACCTATGACTGGTCCACCGACGGCGCAGCGGTGGAATATGAATTTCACGGCGACCCGGATGTTCCCAAAAAGCCCGGCGACTATAGCAGCTATGAAAAAGGCACCAAGGTCAGCGCGAAGGGCCGTTTCAAGGCGGGCTTTGCCGGTCATCACGGCTGGTTCTGGAAGAATCTGACGGCCAAACCGGTCGTCGTCACCGCCATCGTCAAGGGCGGGGTCGCGACCTTCGAACCGATCTATGCGCAGGGTGAAAATGCGGCGACCGCCGCCACCGCCGCGACAACGAGTAAGACAGCTGTGGACGCTACGCCCTATTCGACGCAACTGCCGCTCAAACAGTTCATGCGCGATGTGATGAGCCATGCCGCAACCGAGGTGTGGAAGCGGCAGGGCTATATTTCGGACGATAAGGGGGTCCGCTCCCTCTTCCCCAAGAATGACGCGGAGTGGAAGGACGCGGAAAACGCCGCGCTTACCCTGTCGGAACTTACCAACATCCTGCTGATTCCCGGTCGTCGCGTCGATGAAAAGCCCTGGACCGATGGCGTGGTGGCGGTGCGCACGACCGCGCTCAAGCTCGCGACCCTTGCCCGTAAGAAGGACGAAGAAGGCTATATGGTGGCGGGGTCGGAGCTCAACGAAGCCTGTTACGCCTGCCATAAACGCTACGCGCCCGGCGTCGATTGATCGCGCCGCAATCGTCCGTCCAGCAACGCTGCCATGATAGCGCGGAAGAAGGACGAATCGGACAATGTTTCCCGGAGAATGCCACGATCCATTTGCGTCATAAGTTAGGACAAACCTTTCCGATAAGCGTATGAATCACGCTAGGCTTGCGATGTCCGGCGCGATATCTCTTGACCATTTCGTTCAAATATGACTGAATAGTCACGTGAACGGAAAAGCGTGACGCCTGAATGTGCCTCAACGAAGGCGCGGGGCTGATCGCTTGAAGCTGGCGAATTTCGTCGGCTGACGACGGTAGGAGAGTGAGAATGCGGATATATGTGACGCGCTGGGTCGGGGCTGCGCTGGCCCCGTTGCTTATTGCCGGCATCGTCCATGCCCAGTCTGCGCCCGCGCCTGGCGCGCTGCCTTCTGCGCCCCCGCCCGGCGCGATGGCGCCCGCCAGCAAGGATCCGGCCGCCGCGCCCACCGGCGCCTACAAGATCGATCTTGAACATTCGTCCGTCGTTGCCCGCGTGTCCCATCGCGGCATGTCGTTCAACGTCCTGCGTTTTGGCGTGCGTGAAGGTGCGTTGCAGTGGAACGCAGCCAAGCCGTCGGCGATCACCCTCGACGTGACGGTTGATGCGAAGCCCTATTATGCCCCGATCGTATATAAGATCCCGCCGGAAGGGCCGCAGTCGCTGGACGTCGCCCAATTCCCGCAAATGCGGTTCGTATCGACGACAGTCCGTGTGAAGGGCGGGGGCCGCGCCACGATCGAGGGGCAACTGACCCTGATGGGCGTGACCAAACCCGCCATCATCGACGCAGAACTGGTCGGCGTGGGCCGTTCGATGGAGGGCGCGCCCACCGTAGGCTTCACCGGCACGATGACCGTTGATACGGCTCAATATACAGATAAGATGATGGCGAAGATGGTCGGTAAGGCCACGATCATACTCGATGCCGAATTTATCAAAGGCTGAAGAGTAAACGGTCGACGTAAAAGTGGTGAGAGGACATCAGGCGGTGATAAGGACGAAACTTGCACCCGGCAGCGGCATGGACGAATTGCAGCAGCGCATGAGCGCCTGCATGATGGGCACGGCGGCTTCATCCGCCCCGGCCAGCGTCGCACATGAAGCGGTCGCATGCATCGAAATGGATCTGTTCCGCCAGGGATGGCCGGTCGGCCAGTCGCTCGGCGCGCTGCCCGATGTTCAGAAGCAGCTGGGCTTGGGCCGTCCTACCTCACGGGAAGCCATCACCATCCTGGAAGCGCGAGGTATGCTCGATATCCGTCGCGGCCCCGGCGGCGGGCTGTTCGTCGCCGCGCCGTCGCTGGACGATGTGGCGGGATCGATCCTGATGTATCTCGCGCTGGCCGGGGAAACCTATGCCTGTATTGAGGAATTCCGGCTGCTGACATGGCGCATGATCGTCAAGACCGCTATTTATCAGCATACATCTCTGCTGCCGCGCAACGCGCCCGCCGGTGAGTGGGGCTTGGCCGCCGACTTGGCTGAGCGGGCGGGCAACCGCACGATGGGTTTGCTGGCGCGTCTTGCGGAACTGCTGATGCGCATCGCCCATGGCGAAAAGGCGCCGGATCGCGATCCCGTACTGGAAGCCGCGATCAGGGACGGCGATTGCGCCAAGGCTTTCGAACGACTGGATACGCTGCTCCCGTCCGGAAAAATGCGCGCGCCGATCGTCGCGTTCGACGTGGTGGAGCGCGGCTTCTCGCTGGCGGGGCGCAAGTCGGCCATGGCGCTGGCGGCGCGGATGGCCCGTGAACTGAGCGGCCCAGGCAGTACGCAGGAGGCCGAGTGGGAAACCGCCCAGCGTCTTGGCTATACCGAAAATGTCGTGCGGCAGGCGCGGCGGATCCTGCAGGATTTCGGCGTGCTGCGTTGCCGACAGGGCCGCAAGGGCGCAGAATTTGCCCCGCCGACCGCGCCTACCGGTATCATTCGCCTGCTGGCGCCCAGCCTGGTGGCCAGCGCCTCGCTGGCGGTGGATATTCGCGAGGCGATATTCTTTCTCGTCGGCAGCGCCACCATAGTCGCGGCCGACCGTGTCGGTGCAGAGGATCGCCCGTCCGTCAGGACCATGGCGTCGTCTTCCAACCTCGATCCGCTGGAGGCGCTGACGCTTGAAAACCGATTGATGGAACTGAGCGGCAATCCGCTACTCGCCATCGTCGTGCGCTCGCTGGGCCTTGCCAATACCTTCATCGCCAAGGATGCGTTGATCCCGCCGCATCTCTGCGAAATCATGGCGCTCAACCGCCGGATATTGCGTGCGATCGAACAGGGTGATGCGGCTGTCGCGCGGTCGCTGGCGCAAGCCAAGTTCGACCTGATGCAGCAGCCCGCCGACTATTATCAGGACGTTGCCTAGCTTTCCGTCGAACGGGAAATGATTCATCTAACTCTTCGGGGCTGACGTAATTAACGTTTGCTCTCATTTGGGAGCAGTTACGATGAATGCGTTTGGGAAGCCCTGGTTTGCACGACTGGCTTTGGTTGCCGGTATCGGCCTGACGGCCGGTTCGGCGCTCGCGCATCATAGCTTCGCGGCCTACGACATGAGCCGGACGCTCAGCGCCGAAGGCACGCTGAAGGAGTTTCGCTGGGGGGCGCCGCATTCGTCCATGGTGCTGATCTATCTGGAGAAGGGCAAGCCCAAGGAAATGTCGGTCGTCAGCGGCAGTCCGCTGATGTTTTCCAAGCAAGGTTTCGTGCCCCGCGACTTCAAGCGCGGCGAAAAGGTCAAGGTCACCTATCATCCCAATACCGGTGGCCAGCCGGGCGGTGCGATGTCCAGCCTCAAACTATCGGACGGCCGGACTTTCTCCGACAGCGAAGCCGCCCGTGCCGGCGGTAATTGAAAGAGGCGACATGGGCATCGACAGGAAGCGCCACATCGCCCTGCGCGCCGTGCTGACCGGCATGGCGCTCTCCATCGCCACCGTCGGCGCGGCCCAGGGTTCGCCACCCCAGCTGGAGGGCGTGTGGAAGATCGCGACGCCCACAACCAGTCTCAAACCGGTGTCCGGCGCCATTCCCTTCACCGCGGAAGGGCGCAAGGCCTATGATGCGAACAAGGCGCTGCGGGCCAAGGGCAAGTTAGACGATTACGACATCACCCTGTCGCGCTGCTCCAATCCCGGCGTGCCGCGCCTGGCGCTGACGCCGATGCGGTTCAAGATCTGGAACCGGCAGAATGTCGTGACCTTCGATTATGAATGGAACCGCGCGCTGCGGCAGATCAATGTCGGCGTCCCGCCGCAGCCCGACCTGATGGGGCAGGGGCTGGTGCCCACCATGACCGGCAAGTCCAAGGGCCATTGGGAAGGCGACACTTTGGTGTCCGTCATGGAAGGTGCGTCCGACCGGACCCTGATCGACGATCTCGTGCCCCATGGCTACGACCTCAAGGTCACCGAACGCTATCGCCTGATCGACGCGAATACGTTGGAGGACCGGATCACGATCGAGGATCCGGACTATTTCACCAAGCCGTGGGACGCGGTCGTCACCTACAAGCGCCAGCCCGACGCGATTTTCCCCGAAGATGTCTGCCTCGATCGCATCGATGCCAAGCAGTCCGCCTTTCCCAAGTGACGCGGCCGCCATCTGATCTGGAGCCTTTCCGCATGACGACCCATTTTCTTTCCTGCGTTGGGTGGAAGCGCGGCGCGACCGTCGCCTTGGCCGCGTTGGCTTTGTCGATCGCGCCCACGCTGGCGCAGGCGCAGGCAGGTCCGCCTGCTGGCGGCGGGCTTGCGCTGCCGCCCGGTGCATCCGGTCCCCCACCCGGCGCACCGCCGCCCGGTCCGGTGTTGACGCCTGCGCAAAAGATCGTCGCCGACCTGCCGCCGCCCCAGCCCGGCGTCCTGCCGCCGCGCCCGCCGCTGCCCGCCGATGCGGTCATGCCCTCTGCATATCCGCAGGATCTTCAGGGCACCTGGGTCAATAATCTGCCGCTCAAATTTCGTTCGCAAACCGACATGTATGGCGCGCCTGCGCCCTACACGATGGAAGGGGCGAAGGTCATTGCCCGCCGCGTCACATCGCTCAAGGATGGCAAGCCCTTCATCAACGCATCGGCCATCTGTCGCCCGCCCGGCCCGCAATGGCAGCGTGACCTCAACTTCCCGTTCCAGATCATGCAGACCAAGGACCGCATCGAATTCCTGTTCGAGGAATATCATGGTCGCTGGACCATATCGCTCGATCCCAAGGGCGCCGACCTGCCGACGCAGAAACAATATATGGGCCGGTCTATCGGCCACTGGGATGGCGGCACGCTGGTCGTGGAATCCAGCGATTTTAAACAGGCTATCTGGCTTGATGTCGACGGCACGCCGCTGTCGGCCAAGGGCAAGCTGATCCAGCGCATTCGCAAGGTGGCGATCGATGGTCAGGTGCCGTTCCTGGAAGTCGTCACCACGATCATCGATCCGACCTATTATACCGGTCCATGGACGATCGTGCGGACCTTCGGCTGGGCGCCGCATCAGGCGGTCTTTGCCGAATATAATTGCGAAGAGCAGGTCGGCGATCCCAGCGTGCCCGTCGACGGCGGCCTGGTGCCCGAACCGGCGGATTGAGCGCCAGCCGCCGACTCACCTTCTCAGCCTCCAAAGGGACGTCACGCGCCGTCCGGTCCCGGTCCGGCATCCCGGAATATACGGTAACCTGCCTGTAACATCTAGGTTTTTCAGCCAGAACCGTTCTCTACAAGCGTTGCCATCAAAGGTCGGTCATCGTCGGGATCATCGGGACCATGAGTCGCTCCCATCCCAGCCGACACGTCCGCCCCAGCCGCGAGGAACCCCGACATGTCAGTCGAAAAATTTGCCCAAAGTCTTTACGGCACCGCGATCAGCACGGGCCTGCGCGAAACCGCGTGGATCGTCCCTGCGGTGCAGAGCGTCCATATCGTCGCGATCGCCGCCGTGATCGGCGCGGCCATCGTGATGGACCTGCGCCTAGCGGGCGTGCTGGCCACCGATGAAACGCCGCGCGGCGTGGTCAAGCGCCATCTCCCCTGGATGTGGTCGGGCTTGGCCGTGCTGCTGACGTCGGGTTTCGTGCTGGGCCTGGCCGAACCCTATCGCGTGCTCACGAACCTGGTCTTCTGGGTCAAGATGGCGCTGGTCCTTACCGGCTTCACCCTGACTTTGCTGTTCCGCTATCCCATCCTGCATCCCGATTATCGCATCGAACATGCCCGCGCGGCGCGGCTGATCAAGCCGATGGCCTGGGCCTCGCTCGCGATCTGGGTGATGGTCGTCTTCTGCGGGCGCTGGATCGCCTACTACCAATAATCCCATCTGTCCGGAGAATATCCCATGGTTCCCAGCCTCGAAACCCAGGGCGGCCTGATGCAGACGCTATATGATTCAGCGATCGGCACGGCGATCCGCGAGAGCGGGACGCTTTTCCCCTGGATTGAAAGCACCCATGTGCTGATGATCGCCATCGTCGTGGGCACGATCGCCATCGTCGATTTGCGGCTCATCGGCTTTTCCTCGCACCGTCGCGGCGCGCGCCAGCTGATCGTGGACATGCTGCCCTTTACCTGGGTGGCCTTCGTCTTTGCGATCATCACCGGCTCGCTGCTCTTCCTGTCCAACGCGACAGGCTATTATGAAAGCATGCCGTTCCGCTTCAAGCTGGTCGCCATCGCGATCGCAGGCATCAACATGGCGGTCTTCCATCTGACCGCCTATCGCAAGATCGGCGAATGGGACGACCGCCTGCCCACGCCCACCGCTGCCAAGGTCGCGGGCATCAGTTCGCTGATGCTGTGGATCCTCATCGTCTTTCTGGGCCGCTGGATCGGCTATTCCTACCCGCTCGCCTGAGCGATCCATCCTTACCGCAACAGCCATTTCGGGCGTCGGCAGTCATGTCGGCGCCCGAACTGCGTTGGAGTGTGGGCGCATCGCTGCGTCCTTACGGGGGTGGGTTGGCAGCACCGCGCCATGGGCCGCTTTCTCCGCAAATCCCCGCCGTTGCGCGCCGTTACAAAACGTCCACGCGAACCGTAACGCACAAGCGTTCTCACCGGAACATCGGCAGTGGGACAGCCATCACGCGATGGCCGACGCCGCGCTCTGCCACGGGCGGGGTCGGCCATCTCTCCCTTATAGTCCATGAGGATCGGCCCCTTGACCATGTCCCTTCGTTGCAGCGCCACGGCCATCGCGACCTGCCTGCTGTCCTTGGCGTCAGCGCAGGCGCAGGAAGCGCCCGCTAGCCCTCCCGCCGTCCAGCCTGCCGAAACGGCAACCAACGGACAGGAAGACGCCCACATCATCGTGTTCGGCCGGGGCGAATTGAAGATCGGCACGGCGCAGGCCGCCAGCGAAGGGACGATCAGCGGCTCCGACCTGCTCGTGCGCCCGCTGCTGCGCGTCGCCGAATTGCTGGAGGCGGTGCCCGGCATGGTCGCGGCGCAACATTCGGGCAGCGGCAAGGCCAACCAATATTTCCTGCGCGGCTTCAACCTCGATCATGGGTCGGACTTCACCACCTATATCGATGGCGTGCAGATGAACTTCCGCTCGCATGGTCATGGGCAGGGCTATCTCGACCTCAACGGCCTGATCCCCGAAATCGTCGCGCGGGAGGATTTTCGCAAAGGACCCTATCGCGCCGACGGCGGCGATTTCGCGATGGCGGGCGCGGCCTATATGTCGACGATCGAAAACTACGACCGGCCCTGGGCATCGCTGGAGGCCGGCTCCTACGGCCATCGCCGCATCGCCGCTGGCGGCACGATCAAGAATGTCGGCGGCGGCGACCTGACAGTCGTGGGCGAGTTTCGCGTCTATGACGGTCCCTGGCAGCAGCCCGAGCATTTGCGCCACTACGCCGCCTTCGTGAAATATGACAAGCAGACCAGCCTGGGCGAACTGGAGCTGACAATGCACGGCTATCGCGGCACGTGGAAGCCGACCGAGCAAATCCCAGAACGGATCATCGGATCATCGGTCTGCGCCGACCGTTTCTGCTCGCCCGATCCCACCGCGACCGGCGAAACGACCCGCCTGATCGCCAACGCCAAGCTGTCGGGCGATGGCTGGCGCGTCAACGCCTACGCCCAATATTATGACTGGGACATGTTCTCCAACCCCGAATATTTCGACGCGAGCGGCACCAGCGCGCAGATCCACCAGTTCGACCGCCGATCGGTCTATGGCCTTACCGGCGAAAAGGACTGGAAGCTGTCCGACCGGGTCGATCTGAAGATCGGGACGGAAAACCGCTACGACAGGATTGATCGGGTCGGGGTGCAGCATACGATCGCGCGCCAGTTCGTCAATTCGCTGGGCCTCTACGCGGTCGATGAAGCATCGGCGGCGCTCTACGCGTCGGCGACCTGGCGTCCGTTCGACGGGCTTCGCCTGATCGGCGGGTTGCGCGGCGACTATTATCATTATTCCGTCCGCGCCCTTGACGCCGAAGCCGCCGCGCTGGGGGCGGGGTCGGGGTCCGACGCCATCCTGTCGCCCAAATTCCAGGCCGCCTATCAGATCGGTCCGCATGTCGAACTTTATGCCAGCTGGGGCCGGGGCTTCCATTCCAACGACGTGCGCGGCGCGGTCACGACCACGCCGGTGCCGGTCCTGGTGCAGGGGACGGGCAAGGAACTGGGCGCACGCGTCCAGTTCGGCACCTTCAACTTTACCGCGACCTACTGGTGGCTCGATCTGGGCAGCGAATTGCGCTTCGTCGGTGATTCCAACGCGGTCGAACCGACCGCCGCCAGCAAGCGGCACGGCTATGAACTGGTCGCCTTCTGGCGGCCGGTCCCCTGGCTCGCGCTCGACGCCAATTATACGGCCAGCCATGCGCGTTATGATACGGGCGAATACATCCCCAACGCCTTCGAAAACGCGGCCTCCGCAGGCATCTCCTTCATCAAGGGACCATGGGAAGCCAGCGTGCGCCTGCGCCACCTTGGCCCCTATCCGCTGCTGGAGGATAATTCGCAGCGCGACAAGGGCAGCAACGTCGTCAACGTCCGCGGCGCGCGCAAATTCGGGTCGTTCGACATCTATGCCGAAGTCCTCAATGTGCTGGGCAGCAAGGACAAGGACATCGCCTATTGGTATCAATCCTACATCCCCGGCTTCGACGCTGCGCCGGTCGAAGGGCGGCTCAGCCGCGTCGTGGAACCCCGCACCTTGCGCGCTGGCGTGAAAGTACATTTCTAGATCGGTCGCTTTTTCGAGAATTTAGTTGAACGATCCAGTCAGTTTCGGCGAAGAGGGGGGCGCGCGACGATGATATGGCGTTTCAGCAATTGGATAGAGACGAAAAATGGCGGTTCGAACGAGACTGACGGAAAGTGCCAAGCCTTCCCAGTCATTGCTGGGCAAATTGGATACCGCACGCAATCCCGGTGAAAAGTCCGATCGCCGGATCAACCGTACGCGGCTGGCGCTACTGGAGGCGGCGCAACGGCTGTTCGCGCTGCGATCGGTCGAGGGCGTCAGCATCGACGATATCGCCAAGGAGGCGGAGGTCGCCAAGGGCAGCCTCTATAATCATTTCGACAGCAAGGAAGCGCTGGCCGACGAAC from Sphingobium sp. HWE2-09 includes:
- a CDS encoding PepSY domain-containing protein, translating into MMAGHRLKRWLYIVHRWLGIGSCILFAMWFLSGLVMIYVPFPALTKTERIAGLPDIDWSLVRLLPGPTLRAAGETIPPRVLLLEMRGPLPVWRVRTDGSEYTISALDGTIQMPPIQTQVKAIAEGFGHSPALRLDRIVRDQWTVASGYDAHRPLWKVTLAGGDGRAVYVSGRTGAVVLYTERSERFWNWLGSVPHWLYFTVVRQDNALWRQVVMWVSGPCIVVGVTGFWIGILRTRLGARRYRNGKMSPYRGWMVWHHWAGLIGGVFLITWIFSGWLSVDPFRLFASGGISAQAQARYEQAAWPASPDLARLAPQARGARQVELAWVGGRPYLELRWPGRTRVLDARTLAPFRPAIAPATLMPSTAIDGIDRLTAPDAYWYDPTALPTLPVLRIRFADAARTWVHIDPATGRVLGDIDARGRTYRWLFDLLHKWDLNVLTQHRPGWDILLWLLSALGLVTSVSGIWLGWKRLRRPGPGQPARRTVRPIRDMQKMGQK
- a CDS encoding HupE/UreJ family protein, which produces MTTIRTGRWLCATLALCQIGVALAHDVAQGDRGYIATTTGVQLGTFFYLGAKHMVTGTDHLLFLIGVIFFLHGLRQIATYVTLFAIGHSTTLILGVLLGTNVSPYLVDAIIALSVVYKAMDNIGAFRRWFGCQPDTRSAVLIFGFFHGLGLATKLQDLGLSSDGLVPNLIAFNLGVEAGQLLALALILIAMGYWRRTASFATHAFAANVVLMTAGFILFVQQMTGYVVGAST
- a CDS encoding YceI family protein; this encodes MRIYVTRWVGAALAPLLIAGIVHAQSAPAPGALPSAPPPGAMAPASKDPAAAPTGAYKIDLEHSSVVARVSHRGMSFNVLRFGVREGALQWNAAKPSAITLDVTVDAKPYYAPIVYKIPPEGPQSLDVAQFPQMRFVSTTVRVKGGGRATIEGQLTLMGVTKPAIIDAELVGVGRSMEGAPTVGFTGTMTVDTAQYTDKMMAKMVGKATIILDAEFIKG
- a CDS encoding DUF6152 family protein — encoded protein: MNAFGKPWFARLALVAGIGLTAGSALAHHSFAAYDMSRTLSAEGTLKEFRWGAPHSSMVLIYLEKGKPKEMSVVSGSPLMFSKQGFVPRDFKRGEKVKVTYHPNTGGQPGGAMSSLKLSDGRTFSDSEAARAGGN
- a CDS encoding DUF6644 family protein yields the protein MSVEKFAQSLYGTAISTGLRETAWIVPAVQSVHIVAIAAVIGAAIVMDLRLAGVLATDETPRGVVKRHLPWMWSGLAVLLTSGFVLGLAEPYRVLTNLVFWVKMALVLTGFTLTLLFRYPILHPDYRIEHARAARLIKPMAWASLAIWVMVVFCGRWIAYYQ
- a CDS encoding DUF6644 family protein, whose translation is MVPSLETQGGLMQTLYDSAIGTAIRESGTLFPWIESTHVLMIAIVVGTIAIVDLRLIGFSSHRRGARQLIVDMLPFTWVAFVFAIITGSLLFLSNATGYYESMPFRFKLVAIAIAGINMAVFHLTAYRKIGEWDDRLPTPTAAKVAGISSLMLWILIVFLGRWIGYSYPLA
- a CDS encoding TonB-dependent receptor, translating into MSLRCSATAIATCLLSLASAQAQEAPASPPAVQPAETATNGQEDAHIIVFGRGELKIGTAQAASEGTISGSDLLVRPLLRVAELLEAVPGMVAAQHSGSGKANQYFLRGFNLDHGSDFTTYIDGVQMNFRSHGHGQGYLDLNGLIPEIVAREDFRKGPYRADGGDFAMAGAAYMSTIENYDRPWASLEAGSYGHRRIAAGGTIKNVGGGDLTVVGEFRVYDGPWQQPEHLRHYAAFVKYDKQTSLGELELTMHGYRGTWKPTEQIPERIIGSSVCADRFCSPDPTATGETTRLIANAKLSGDGWRVNAYAQYYDWDMFSNPEYFDASGTSAQIHQFDRRSVYGLTGEKDWKLSDRVDLKIGTENRYDRIDRVGVQHTIARQFVNSLGLYAVDEASAALYASATWRPFDGLRLIGGLRGDYYHYSVRALDAEAAALGAGSGSDAILSPKFQAAYQIGPHVELYASWGRGFHSNDVRGAVTTTPVPVLVQGTGKELGARVQFGTFNFTATYWWLDLGSELRFVGDSNAVEPTAASKRHGYELVAFWRPVPWLALDANYTASHARYDTGEYIPNAFENAASAGISFIKGPWEASVRLRHLGPYPLLEDNSQRDKGSNVVNVRGARKFGSFDIYAEVLNVLGSKDKDIAYWYQSYIPGFDAAPVEGRLSRVVEPRTLRAGVKVHF